Proteins from one Aspergillus nidulans FGSC A4 chromosome VIII genomic window:
- a CDS encoding transcription factor domain-containing protein (transcript_id=CADANIAT00001950), protein MSSRRRNGQAASCEPCRMDKVRCDHQLPVCGRCRKRNTESHCYYHPAPLTKDQTYPALQLGRPRVSRSARKPARKAPQKAASPTPSSVEIAIRTPEANQSHPPGYFGPSSIVSTLTGSLENTLTPSDDEYQGVGSRHSVLPSYWVTETTKMLSILTEGPTIERLVCEFYGVTHTAVLPTAFVLSLMNEVREFIKQSETSQTLHEKTIQVLESTAQRPRVPSDIMGRDFHKLFSSNRMRLEIIGVVYAIAGRASFFGFAQDKFPAFAGNAFAERLKFSRRMLSASETAVQICRMLTPTNDLTAWMLYENWLLSCMFHGDSSRSSKFNSWLSTVKIMSTRIADAVHYKGPPTWNRLGELSSCIFELGLHRDSHGHGHKGENIPVFLREVRRRLYAGLYHNDKNIATFFGRPPRVSWRHSDCGLPLDISEEALLGDEQDLERAMAELDSEGWSVNATFRRASWYRIRYLVSSFREEILELSLRPLDHEAARRLRLLAQHDPSAEKALLDIVLYGFSSAGTLIKALQTQARTGNPIPYTGSRAELIRNLSVFNAHIESMARPLTSNLNYALFERASKMFTDILDEILESSLPVSSATANAAEVGMVMNTPAEEDMSSWAADGMEFLDTLDFNVVFDQWVF, encoded by the exons ATGAGCTCACGCCGGCGAAATGGCCAGGCTGCTTCCTGCGAGCCGTGTCGGATGGACAAGGTGCGCTGTGATCATCAGCTCCCTGTCTGTGGCAGATGTCGGAAACGCAATACAGAGAGCCATTGCTATTACCATCCAGCCCCCCTGACAAAAGACCAGACTTAcccagctcttcaactgggTAGACCACGCGTATCGCGCTCAGCAAGGAAACCTGCTCGGAAGGCTCCCCAAAAAGCAGCGTCGCCTACGCCATCGTCGGTCGAGATTGCTATCCGGACTCCAGAGGCAAACCAGTCCCATCCGCCAGGCTATTTTGGCCCAAGCAGTATTGTGTCTACACTTACCGGGAGCTTAGAGAATACGCTCACGCCTTCGGACGATGAATATCAAGGGGTGGGAAGTAGACACTCTGTTTTACCCTCGTATTGGGTAACCGAGACAACAAAGATGTTAAGTATACTAACCGAAGGCCCTACAATTGAGCGATTAGTGTGTGAGTTCTATGGTGTAACTCACACTGCTGTTCTGCCAACTGCCTTCGTTCTCAGCCTCATGAACGAAGTACGGGAATTTATAAAACAGAGCGAAACGTCACAAACTCTACACGAAAAGACAATCCAGGTTCTGGAGAGCACTGCGCAAAGACCACGAGTTCCTTCTGATATAATGGGAAGAGACTTCCACAAGCTGTTTAGCAGCAACCGGATGCGCCTGGAAATTATTGGCGTAGTGTATGCCATTGCTGGACGGGCTAGCTTTTTTGGATTTGCTCAAGACAAGTTCCCAGCGTTTGCTGGCAATGCATTCGCAGAGCGTCTTAAATTCTCTAGAAGGATGTTGTCGGCGAGCGAAACAGCTGTACAGATATGCAGGATGCTGACCCCAACGAACGACTTAACGGCTTGGATGTTGTATGAAAACTGGCTGCTGTCTTGCATGTTCCATGGCGACTCCAGTAGGTCCAGCAAGTTCAATTCATGGCTCAGCACGGTAAAGATCATGAGTACGAGAATCGCTGACGCTGTTCACTACAAAGGTCCCCCAACCTGGAATCGGCTTGGAGAGTTGTCCAGCTGCATTTTCGAGTTGGGTTTACATCGTGACAGTCATGGTCACGGCCACAAGGGAGAAAACATTCCTGTGTTCCTGCGAGAAGTACGGCGAAGACTGTATGCCGGCTTATACCACAATGATAAGAATATAGCAACGTTTTTTGGACGCCCACCGCGCGTATCCTGGAGGCATTCCGACTGCGGACTCCCTCTAGATATTAGTGAGGAAGCCTTGCTAGGTGATGAGCAAGACCTGGAGCGGGCCATGGCGGAGCTAGATAGCGAGGGCTGGAGTGTCAATGCTACCTTTCGTCGCGCCTCCTGGTACCGGATTCGATATCTTGTTAGCTCGTTTCGAGAAGAGATACTTGAATTGTCTCTACGGCCTCTTGACCATGAAGCTGCCAGAAGACTAAG GCTACTTGCCCAGCATGACCCCTCCGCCGAGAAAGCATTGCTCGAC ATTGTCTTATACGGCTTTTCCAGCGCTGGTACCCTCATCAAAGCCCTCCAGACGCAAGCCCGAACTGGCAACCCAATTCCCTATACCGGCTCTAGAGCAGAGCTGATCCGCAACCTCAGCGTTTTTAACGCGCATATAGAATCAATGGCTCGACCATTGACATCAAACCTTAATTACGCGCTGTTTGAGCGCGCGAGCAAGATGTTTACCGATATCCTTGACGAGATCTTGGAATCTTCTTTACCGGTCTCATCAGCAACGGCCAATGCCGCAGAAGTCGGGATGGTTATGAATACTCcagcggaagaagatatgAGTAGTTGGGCTGCTGATGGTATGGAGTTCTTGGATACTTTGGACTTTAACGTGGTCTTTGACCAGTGGGTCTTTTAG
- a CDS encoding F-box protein (transcript_id=CADANIAT00001955): MASNPTNSAPEATPPHFRLMELPTELHLHISSYLSYPDALALKHTCRHFYSLVYTGVHLKVNWLVERFEHKLECPMEKCSFRTDEAFCNWRIRKIMERRRRHLECPRSRGGCLVIEGRTCQMDLVPTWLKRQGRVKMLKAAGNEVLIHGVMVLFMQLLWVFCQRYVFVPAIISY, encoded by the exons ATGGCATCCAACCCTACAAACAGCGCACCAGAGGCTACCCCACCTCATTTTAGACTGATGGAGCTGCCAACAGAGCTACACTTGCACATCTCATCGTACCTTTCATATCCAGATGCACTGGCTCTGAAACATACCTGCCGCCATTTCTACTCGCTGGTGTACACAGGCGTCCATCTGAAAGTCAATTGGCTGGTGGAGCGCTTCGAACACAAACTGGAATGTCCTATGGAGAAGTGCTCTTTCCGAACAGACGAAGCCTTCTGTAACTGGCGGATCCGAAAGATCATGGAGCGCAGGCGCCGGCATCTAGAATGCCCCCGGTCTCGAGGTGGATGTCTAGTCATTGAAGGTAGAACCTGTCAGATGGATTTGGTTCCGACGTGGCTGAAGAGGCAGGGGAGGGTAAAGATGCTCAAAGCGGCTGGGAACGAAG TTCTTATCCATGGGGTGATGGTGCTCTTCATGCAACTGCTATGGGTGTTCTGTCAAAG ATATGTTTTCGTTCCAGCCATCATTAGCTACTGA
- a CDS encoding U4/U6-U5 snRNP complex subunit SNU23 (transcript_id=CADANIAT00001954), producing the protein MSTNKSAYGTPTPDTFGGKSWDREEYAKKGAEEEAKRREEGKARYEAKLLGKKWHAPVDYSSLEATTSRKERLDVASMVGKTTIVSAANAVGKRGRGAGFYCSDCDLTFKDNLQLVEHLNSKQHLIATGQSGEVAKATVEDVRQRLRMLAHQKRVREEEERMVWQMDLGERLKEREEQLSKEREEKRRKRNEKRRKGGDGVKQEDSWEGRLGIIA; encoded by the coding sequence ATGTCCACCAACAAATCCGCGTACGGCACCCCGACACCCGACACATTCGGCGGCAAAAGCTGGGATCGGGAGGAATACGCTAAAAAGggtgccgaagaggaagctaagcgaagagaagaaggaaaagctCGATATGAGGCCAAACTGCTGGGCAAAAAATGGCACGCACCTGTCGACTACAGTTCGCTTGAAGCTACAACCTCCCGCAAAGAACGGCTCGATGTCGCGTCGATGGTTGGAAAGACGACAATCGTCTCCGCAGCAAACGCGGTGGGCAAGCGTGGTCGAGGCGCGGGATTCTACTGCTCGGACTGTGATCTGACGTTCAAGGATAATTTGCAGTTGGTGGAGCATCTGAACAGCAAGCAGCATTTGATCGCTACGGGGCAGAGCGGGGAGGTGGCAAAGGCTACAGTGGAGGATGTGCGGCAGCGGTTGAGGATGCTTGCCCACCAGAAACGGgtcagggaggaagaggaacggATGGTGTGGCAGATGGACCTGGGTGAACGACTTAAGGAAAGGGAGGAACAGCTTTCAaaagagcgagaagaaaagaggcggaagagaaaTGAGAAGCGTCGCAAAGGTGGAGATGGTGTAAAGCAGGAAGACAGCTGGGAAGGTCGGCTGGGGATCATCGCCTAG
- a CDS encoding transcriptional regulator SPT3 (transcript_id=CADANIAT00001949), with the protein MSSDRTPKYRQEIQQMMFVSGETAEPSIETTTLIEDIVRQQVVELLARSTALATRRGVRSISTDDLIFLIRHDKAKVSRLKTFLSWKDVRKNVKDSDDKGGADAADFAGADDPMAGGVVAGPQDVASKPKNKKARVGLAWDVNSFYSVQVPERDDEEDEEEEEQNYATLQRLAAADERTKHMTREEYVFWSECRQASFTYRKSKRFREWAGFGIVTESKPNDDIVDILGFLTFEIVQTLTEEALKVKEREDREKNRRGGAENSAEDTKKRKRETGLFDPPEEGRTPVEPRHIREAYRKLQATPNKNIAMLLHNGRLPARMPLRLFLMGLSI; encoded by the exons ATGTCGTCTGATCGTACTCCTAAGTACCGGCAGGAGATCCAGCAG ATGATGTTTGTATCTGGAGAAACTGCTGAGCCTTCAATTGAGACCACCACCCTTATAGAAGATATTGTGCGACAGCAAGTAGTCGAGCTT CTTGCTCGCAGTACTGCCTTAGCTACTCGCCGTGGTGTCAGATCCATATCTACTGATGATTTGATCTTTTTGATTCGTCACGACAAGGCTAAAGTGTCGCGTTTGAAGACATTTCTGTCATGGAAAGATGTCCGGAAGAATGTGAAAGACTCTGACGACAAGGGCGGCGCTGATGCGGCTGACTTTGCCGGGGCCGATGACCCTATGGCTGGTGGCGTCGTTGCAGGTCCCCAGGATGTTGCATCTAAGCCCAAGAACAAAAAAGCGCGTGTTGGGCTTGCTTGGGACGTCAATAGCTTCTACTCAGTCCAAGTTCCAGAGagagatgacgaagaagatgaagaagaggaggagcaaaaCTATGCTACCCTCCAGCGTCTTGCCGCTGCAGACGAGCGGACCAAACACATGACTAGAGAAGAATACGTTTTCTGGTCCGAATGCCGCCAGGCATCGTTCACATACCGCAAGAGTAAGCGGTTCAGAGAATGGGCTGGGTTTGGGATTGTTACCGAATCGAAGCCCAATGATGATATCGTCGATATTCTCGGCTTTTTGACCTTTGAGATTGTGCAGACTCTTACCGAAGAAGCgctcaaggtcaaggaacGCGAAGACCGCGAGAAAAACCGCCGTGGAGGAGCAGAAAACAGCGCAGAAGATACAAAGAAACGCAAGCGCGAGACGGGGCTCTTCGATCCTCCTGAGGAGGGCCGTACGCCTGTGGAGCCGAGACACATTCGCGAGGCGTACCGCAAGCTGCAAGCTACTCCGAACAAGAACATTGCGATGCTCCTTCATAATGGCCGTCTGCCAGCGCGAATGCCTCTTCGATTG TTTTTGATGGGACTGAGCATTTGA
- a CDS encoding phosphatidate cytidylyltransferase (transcript_id=CADANIAT00001952) → MTTYPRVPPLSAQLNANPGFSDKLLFSSTSSGPYVRLRSAYPSLARYSRRSGSLRYLSSGPNFQDAGLKLPKNRPISHIDPSAHYPYTDTGLLSSSSASFSTSSKGSDHGDWDANADLSSISAFSELPSKDFGINQHMIINQEFKEALRQILWQFRAPIRYAFAYGSGVFPQNGSAPGSDQCHPSAPAAIQNMQQGKGKMIDFIFGVSYSQHWHDLNLAQHRDHYSGLGSLGSYTVSQVQDRFGAGVYFNPYITVNGTLIKYGVVNIDTLCNDLSRWDTLYLAGRLQKPVKILRDHPKVRLANQMNLLSAVRVALLLLPEEFTEFQLYNTIASMSYMGDLRMALPVEDPRKVNNIVSSQMANFRRLYAPLIENLPNVVFNDKRCSDLDWIDDPEANVRLSQDMDPVKRGNMVRRLPESFRERLYFQYQARFGIPRGEFNKMMKESNDNDPEIVRRRQGGQFEQRIASDEGLTKEIQAAITKTIRWPSSVETVKGLFTAGISRTWRYIRAKQDKWKNSGKKAQEPSKEPTKFSKQE, encoded by the exons ATG ACCACCTACCCAAGAGTTCCCCCTTTGTCCGCTCAGCTCAATGCTAACCCGGGTTTCTCTGACAAGCTCCTCTTTTCAAGCACTTCTTCGGGGCCTTACGTGCGGCTTCGCTCGGCCTACCCGTCTCTCGCACGGTACTCACGAAGGTCGGGTTCGTTGCGGTACTTGTCGAGCGGCCCAAACTTTCAAGATGCTGGCCTGAAACTCCCCAAAAATCGACCCATATCCCACATTGACCCCAGCGCGCATTACCCTTATACGGACACTGGTTTATTGTCATCATCGTCAGCTTCATTTTCCACTTCCTCCAAGGGATCAGATCATGGAGACTGGGACGCAAATGCAGATCTGTCGTCGATATCGGCGTTCTCGGAGCTTCCTTCGAAAGACTTCGGTATCAATCAGCACATGATTATCAACCAGGAGTTCAAGGAGGCTTTGCGCCAAATTCTTTGGCAGTTCCGAGCCCCGATTAGGTACGCTTTCGCATACGGTTCCGGTGTTTTCCCGCAGAATGGCAGCGCACCGGGCTCCGATCAATGTCATCCGTCAGCCCCGGCGGCAATCCAGAACATGCAACAAGGCAAAGGGAAGATGATTGACTTCATCTTTGGTGTTTCTTACTCACAACACTGGCATGACTTAAATCTTGCACAGCACCGAGATCATTACTCGGGCCTAGGCTCTCTCGGCTCATACACTGTCTCCCAGGTGCAGGACAGATTCGGGGCAGGTGTCTATTTCAACCCATATATAACCGTCAATGGCACATTGATCAAGTATGGCGTTGTTAATATCGACACGTTATGTAATGATCTCAGTCGGTGGGACACTTTATATCTTGCGGGTCGATTGCAAAAGCCTGTTAAAATCTTACGGGACCATCCAAAGGTACGGCTTGCGAACCAGATGAATCTGCTGTCTGCAGTCAGGGTGGCTTTGCTACTGCTTCCGGAAGAATTTACAGAGTTCCAACTATACAACACCATAGCTTCAATGAGTTACATGGGCGACCTCCGCATGGCTTTGCCTGTCGAGGACCCGCGGAAAGTCAACAATATCGTTTCTTCGCAGATGGCTAACTTCCGACGGCTGTATGCACCGCTCATCGAGAACCTACCCAACGTTGTCTTCAACGACAAGCGTTGCTCCGATCTCGACTGGATAGATGATCCTGAGGCCAATGTGCGGCTCTCACAAGATATGGATCCCGTAAAGCGCGGAAATATGGTCCGCCGCCTACCGGAGTCCTTCCGAGAGAGGCTATACTTCCAGTACCAGGCGCGCTTCGGCATTCCTCGTGGTGAATTCAACAAGATGATGAAGGAAAGTAATGACAATGATCCAGAGATTGTCCGCCGCAGGCAAGGTGGACAGTTTGAACAGCGCATTGCTAGCGATGAAGGTCTCACCAAAGAAATCCAGGCTGCAATTACAAAGACAATCCGATGGCCAAGCTCTGTGGAGACGGTAAAAGGCTTGTTCACCGCGGGGATATCCCGAACCTGGCGTTATATCAGAGCAAAGCAGGACAAGTGGAAGAACTCTGGCAAGAAAGCCCAGGAACCAAGCAAAGAGCCTACAAAGTTCTCTAAGCAAGAATAA
- a CDS encoding survivin (transcript_id=CADANIAT00001953), with translation MANGMETFAARLATFDLVLHPDRRSSSAKFVKPISWPHSKPSPAELAHAGFFYNPYETNPDNTTCFLCGRALDGWEEDDNPITEHLKHAKDCGWAVMMDIQQRSSNPAEIEDPTSEPIVQARLATFGDSWPHDGKKGWICQSDKMVEGGWYFCPNEESADLASCAYCKLSLDGWEPKDNPYDEHYRRSSDCSFFVFAKPAKGKGSRSKRARTSKSSRQSTQSTTSEVLASDTEDMDQSALTQPARTKSTKKSSKSKSKNSKTKKAEPQEFPSHMDVDETEYAEPETSKPKRSTRGKKRPSADVDRDAMSITAEDVLEQPEPPTKRRTTKRSISRSRAQSIVSTDGAPSKQEYESETNDETDDLKASRGRSRKTASKGRGGSRASSTTKKASKTRVPRDSELEAAIEAGLEGDETPDLGIEEAKVEEIATKPASKKSKSKKKTAKKNPEPVDDVVEDVAEAETHTNPEPETDQKMTDAEIAEPQKPKPSEGQKSTRRSSRNTTDQPEAKENTASPEKPEVEEGEEDDRRRHESFVSVEIVSKPTAVYTEVESNSKDSKKAKKKSSSEKSKKPKTTDKSDKTDKAEKIEQKRDSRQLETKKTSEVRSPSLPQSHSTEPNEEGIVQEEPPRRRLSRVPPKTTERYSDIPQEKQYARSIASDRSPEDTRYPHRQSQGDGAVSPLPSPSRGSPSLSPQSSDAENHPPSSKPPAHRPLSSPSKNASVRFPLTTSTPSPKRNHTSTGKLRTNHPWVPIDIDEILMAGASDKENVDLQGALDNLKGDLTSPEKKMTVEEWILWNAKNGEERLKRECERLVGQFEREGARAMRALEGIECID, from the exons ATGGCTAACGGAATGGAGACGTTTGCCGCCCGTCTGGCTACATTCGATCTCGTTTTGCACCCCGACCGACGGTCTTCAAGCGCGAAATTCGTGAAACCGATCTCTTGGCCACATAGCAAGCCTTCTCCGGCTGAG CTGGCGCACGCGGGCTTCTTCTACAACCCCTACGAGACGAACCCTGACAACACAACATGTTTTCTCTGCGGAAGAGCACTCGACGGatgggaggaagatgacaacCCGATCACGGAGCACTTGAAACACGCAAAGGATTGTGGCTGGGCCGTTATGATGGATATTCAGCAGCGTAGCTCGAATCCAGCCGAGATAGAAGACCCTACAAGTGAGCCGATAGTCCAGGCAAGACTAGCAACCTTCGGCGACTCATGGCCACATGATGGCAAGAAAGGCTGGATATGCCAATCAGACAAG ATGGTTGAAGGCGGATGGTACTTTTGTCCCAACGAAGAAAGCGCCGACCTCGCGAGCTGCGCCTACTGCAAATTGTCCCTAGACGGCTGGGAGCCCAAAGACAATCCTTA CGACGAACACTACCGCCGTTCTTCCGACTGCTCGTTCTTCGTGTTTGCAAAGCCTGCCAAAGGAAAGGGCTCGCGGTCAAAGAGAGCTCGTACTTCTAAATCCTCCCGCCAATCAACACAGTCTACGACATCCGAAGTTCTGGCTTCAGACACGGAGGATATGGACCAGAGCGCACtcacccagccagccagaacCAAGTCAACGAAGAAATCGTCCAAATCAAAATCGAAAAACTCAAAAACTAAGAAAGCCGAGCCTCAAGAGTTCCCAAGCCATATGGATGTGGATGAGACAGAATACGCGGAGCCTGAAACGTCAAAACCGAAGCGTAGCACGCGGGGCAAGAAACGACCCAGTGCTGACGTGGACAGGGACGCAATGAGCATAACCGCCGAGGACGTCCTGGAGCAGCCAGAGCCACCTACAAAAAGGAGGACTACGAAACGAAGTATTAGTCGATCGCGAGCGCAGAGTATAGTGTCTACCGATGGCGCACCCAGTAAACAAGAATATGAGAGCGAGACTAATGATGAAACGGATGATCTGAAAGCAAgtcgcggaagaagcagaaagaCTGCTTCAAAAGGTCGCGGGggctcaagagcatcctcAACTACGAAGAAAGCGTCCAAAACCCGAGTCCCGCGAGATTCAGAGCTCGAGGCAGCGATCGAAGCTGGACTCGAAGGAGATGAAACTCCAGACCTGGGAATTGAGGAAGCGAAGGTTGAAGAAATCGCAACCAAGCCTGCGTCGAAGAAGTCCaaatccaagaagaaaacCGCCAAAAAGAACCCGGAGCCAgtggatgatgttgttgaagatgttgccgAAGCAGAAACTCACACAAATCCCGAACCCGAAACCGATCAAAAAATGACCGATGCCGAGATAGCCGAACCGCAAAAGCCCAAACCCAGCGAGGGCCAAAAGAGCACACGCCGCAGCTCGAGGAACACAACGGACCAGCCGGAGGCCAAGGAAAACACCGCTTCACCTGAGAAGCccgaggttgaagagggagaggaagatgaccgCCGGCGGCATGAATCGTTCGTTTCGGTGGAAATTGTATCCAAGCCCACAGCAGTCTACACTGAAGTAGAATCAAATAGCAAGGACAGCAAGAAAGCTAAAAAGAAGTCATCATCGGAGAAATCCAAAAAGCCCAAGACGACCGACAAAAGCGACAAAACAGATAAGGCAGAAAAGATAGAGCAGAAGCGGGACAGCCGACAGTTGGAAACTAAGAAAACATCAGAAGTTCGATCGCCTTCATTGCCTCAATCACACTCGACCGAGCCAAACGAAGAGGGAATAGtgcaagaagagcccccACGCCGCAGGTTGTCCAGGGTGCCCCCTAAGACAACCGAGAGGTACAGTGATATTCCCCAGGAGAAACAGTATGCGCGGTCTATTGCATCGGATAGATCACCAGAAGACACACGTTATCCTCATAGACAGAGCCAGGGAGATGGGGCCGTGTCTCCGCTTCCGTCTCCTTCTAGGGGAAGTCCTTCTCTGTCACCGCAGTCCTCCGATGCAGAGAATCACCCACCGTCCTCGAAGCCTCCAGCGCACCGACCGCTGTCGTCTCCCTCCAAAAATGCCTCTGTTCGATTTCCTCTGACGACGAGTACTCCTTCCCCAAAGCGAAATCATACTTCTACGGGCAAACTTCGAACCAATCATCCCTGGGTTCCcattgatattgatgaaatCCTGATGGCTGGTGCTAGCGACAAGGAGAATGTCGATCTCCAAGGTGCATTGGACAACCTGAAGGGGGATCTGACAAGCccagaaaagaagatgacgGTGGAAGAATGGATCCTATGGAATGCAAAgaatggagaagaaaggctCAAACGAGAATGCGAAAGACTAGTCGGGCAGTTCGAGAGAGAAGGGGCGCGGGCGATGCGCGCACTGGAGGGTATTGAGTGCATTGATTGA
- a CDS encoding histidinol-phosphate transaminase (transcript_id=CADANIAT00001951), giving the protein MASRTTAFDLSKCARKNILKLQPYRCAREYVRPLTLPPQSAPKLINRTSDYKDDGTNVLLDANENAYGPGLALNSGGALQESAANGHSTGSSKPEIDLLGLNRYPDPHQHPLKQLFCNIRNTHTHTDKTITPENLFVGVGSDEAIDALLRAFCVPGKDKILTCPPTYGMYSVSADVNDVEIVKVPLDTDNGFALQPEKINAALSADPTIKLVYICSPGNPTATLVSKSDIQKVLEHPTWNGVVVLDEAYIDFAPEGSSLAEWVAEWPNLVVMQTLSKAFGLAGIRLGVAFTSPEIATLLNSLKAPYNISSPTSALAMAALGNPKNLEVMRSYRSKIIAQRDRILKELPSIPGIGRFRGGTESNFLLVEILDKPADQGGKPSNPVALATYEAMAEKRGVVVRFRGKELGCEGCLRITVGTEDEVTRFLEEIRHVLGGLLNGNEIASRK; this is encoded by the exons ATGGCTTCACGGACTACGGCTTTCGACCTCTCCAAATGCGCGCGCAAGAATATCCTGAAGTTGCAACCGTACCGTTGCGCTAGAGAGTATGTTCGTCCCCTAACCCTCCCTCCGCAATCGGCGCCGAAACTAATCAATCGCACCAGTGACTACAAAGACGATGGGACAAATGTACTACTTGACGCGAACGAGAATGCTTATGGACCGGGTCTTGCACTGAACTCTGGAGGTGCCCTTCAAGAGTCAGCGGCCAATGGCCACTCGACCGGCTCATCAAAGCCAGAGATTGATCTCTTGGGATTGAACCGATACCCTGATCC CCACCAGCACCCGCTCAAGCAACTCTTCTGCAACATCCGCAACACCCACACCCACACAGACAAGACCATCACTCCCGAGaacctcttcgtcggagTCGGATCAGACGAAGCCATTGACGCCCTTCTCCGCGCCTTCTGCGTTCCCGGTAAAGACAAAATTCTCACCTGCCCTCCCACATACGGCATGTACTCCGTCAGCGCGGACGTCAACGACGTTGAGATTGTCAAGGTCCCGCTAGACACGGACAACGGATTCGCGCTACAGCCTGAAAAGATCAACGCCGCGCTCTCTGCCGACCCCACAATCAAACTTGTTTATATCTGCTCGCCCGGGAATCCCACTGCAACTCTTGTCTCAAAGTCCGACATCCAGAAAGTGCTAGAACACCCGACGTGGAACGGCGTTGTCGTCCTTGACGAAGCATACATTGATTTCGCCCCAGAGGGATCCAGTCTTGCAGAATGGGTGGCTGAGTGGCCAAACCTTGTCGTTATGCAGACACTCAGCAAGGCATTCGGCCTTGCTGGAATCCGATTAGGCGTTGCATTCACAAGTCCTGAGATTGCTACCCTTTTAAACAGTCTAAAAGCACCTTATAACATTTCCAGTCCTACTAGCGCACTGGCAATGGCGGCTCTTGGGAACCCTAAGAACCTTGAGGTCATGCGATCGTATCGCTCCAAGATTATTGCTCAGCGCGACCGAATCCTCAAGGAGCTTCCCTCTATCCCTGGTATTGGACGCTTCCGCGGTGGTACTGAGTCGAATTTCCTTCTTGTCGAGATCCTCGATAAGCCCGCGGATCAAGGCGGGAAGCCCAGCAACCCCGTCGCGCTAGCGACGTACGAGGCTATGGCTGAGAAACGAGGCGTTGTAGTGCGGTTCCGCGGAAAGGAGTTGGGTTGCGAGGGCTGTTTGAGGATTACGGTTGGAACAGAAGACGAGGTTACGAGGTTCTTGGAAGAGATCAGACATGTTCTCGGTGGATTGCTTAACGGTAATGAGATTGCATCAAGGAAGTAA